A genomic window from Cucumis melo cultivar AY chromosome 8, USDA_Cmelo_AY_1.0, whole genome shotgun sequence includes:
- the LOC127150529 gene encoding protein DETOXIFICATION 27-like, protein MGMASALETLCGQAYGAKKHYMLGVYLQRSWMVLFMCCVLLLPVFIFASPILKAIGEGDELAELAGGLARWLIPLHFSFAFYFPLQRFLQSQVKARAIMWVAVVGLVVHVAASWVFVGLLKMGVVGIAVACDISWWVLPIGLMGYSAGGGCPNTWTGFSLEALSGLWDFLKLSAASGVMLWSLPLI, encoded by the coding sequence ATGGGTATGGCAAGCGCATTAGAGACACTATGTGGGCAAGCATATGGGGCGAAGAAGCACTACATGCTGGGAGTTTATTTGCAGCGCTCATGGATGGTTCTGTTCATGTGCTGCGTTTTACTGTTGCCGGTGTTCATATTCGCATCGCCGATTCTGAAGGCGATAGGGGAGGGTGATGAGTTGGCGGAACTAGCGGGGGGTTTAGCCAGATGGCTAATTCCGTTGCATTTTAGCTTTGCGTTTTATTTTCCATTGCAGAGATTCCTGCAGAGTCAAGTGAAGGCGAGGGCGATTATGTGGGTAGCGGTGGTGGGGCTTGTAGTGCACGTGGCAGCGAGTTGGGTGTTTGTGGGTTTGTTGAAAATGGGAGTAGTGGGGATAGCGGTGGCATGTGATATTTCTTGGTGGGTTCTGCCGATTGGGCTGATGGGTTATAGCGCCGGCGGTGGCTGTCCTAACACTTGGACTGGATTCTCACTCGAAGCCCTTTCTGGTCTTTGGGATTTTCTTAAGCTCTCTGCTGCTTCTGGGGTTATGCTATGGTCTCTGCCTCTAATCTAA
- the LOC103485342 gene encoding protein DETOXIFICATION 26-like codes for MTGNMKNAKIEVDALSICMGINGLEFMIPLAFFAGTGVRVANELGGGNGKGAKFAAIVSSTTSLVIGLLFCCLIVIFHDKFGLLFSSTDIVLQEVNKLSILLAFTILFNSVQPVLSGMTILL; via the exons ATGACTGGAAATATGAAGAACGCCAAGATTGAAGTGGATGCTTTATCCATCTG CATGGGCATCAACGGATTAGAGTTTATGATTCCACTAGCATTCTTTGCGGGTACAGG AGTAAGAGTAGCAAATGAGCTGGGAGGCGGCAATGGAAAAGGAGCCAAGTTTGCAGCCATTGTGTCATCAACAACATCATTAGTAATTGGCCTTCTCTTTTGTTGCTTAATTGTAATATTTCACGACAAATTTGGTCTTCTTTTTTCCTCTACCGACATTGTTCTTCAAGAAGTCAATAAACTTAGTATCCTCTTGGCCTTCACTATCCTCTTCAACAGTGTCCAGCCAGTCCTCTCCGGTATGACAATTTTACTATAA